The sequence TCGAATCCATTGCCCTGCATCAAAGAGGGCTGATCTCATCGTCCATGCATGCTCTATTAACTACTAGTAAAGATTTCTTCAAGCTTCAAAAAGATCGAAAATcaacataaaaataataaaatcaattaatCTGCACATGAATTGCTGCCTTGTTCATCACAGTACAATTAGAAACATCTTGCTTCTTAATCACCACATACATGAAAGCTAGACTAGCAAGTAGACCATTGAGCTACACTAGCTTCTATATCCTGAAACATCTCCTGGCTGCAGATGTCGCGGTCTTCCATGGTACATTCTTCGGCCATCACATGGTAGGGCATGCCACAGCCGTGTCGTCGCAGAAGCGCAGCAGCTCATCCAACGTGCACCGGAAGGCGTCGTCTTCATCCTCTGCAGCGCCAGTGCCTTCTTGGACTTTGCCGTCGAGGTTGCCGGGGAAGAACCCATGCGCCACCACAGCGTCGTGGAGCTCGGGAAAATCTTGAAGCATGTCGTCGGTGAAGAACCCGCCTGGATCCACGCTGCCGTCGTCCACTGCTCCGGGCGGCAACATCGTCTCGCCTTCGTCGGACATGAACCAGCGCCCATACTCGTGAAGCATCCCGGGTTGTTGGACGATCGGCGGTTCCTGGCGGCGTGGGGTTTGGGGACGGTGCTGGACgtcggcggccttccttttcctggaACCGGGAGCATTGATTACCTCGTCGTATGTGGTCTCGCTCCTGTGACGAGACACGCAGACCTTGCAGAGCACCAGGTCGTCTTGCTTGTCGTCGGCGTGGAGGCTGTACTCGGCCATG comes from Triticum aestivum cultivar Chinese Spring chromosome 5B, IWGSC CS RefSeq v2.1, whole genome shotgun sequence and encodes:
- the LOC123117756 gene encoding uncharacterized protein — translated: MAAGKLLPPAGYAFDPAEHELITKFLRPRIAAGPEVFFASRLIHEADAYSAAPGDLVEMYQHAKGTDKGDGKGGVWYFFTPASRHKTKCGRGRGRRKRAVAAAGEGYCWHSEKGGIPVLDNQGKLVGHRRNLSYVKKLPGEKEKIRIGWCMAEYSLHADDKQDDLVLCKVCVSRHRSETTYDEVINAPGSRKRKAADVQHRPQTPRRQEPPIVQQPGMLHEYGRWFMSDEGETMLPPGAVDDGSVDPGGFFTDDMLQDFPELHDAVVAHGFFPGNLDGKVQEGTGAAEDEDDAFRCTLDELLRFCDDTAVACPTM